A single genomic interval of Zunongwangia sp. HGR-M22 harbors:
- a CDS encoding DUF2911 domain-containing protein yields the protein MNNNLKLLLKILGISLLVFAVIFFVVHYNTKAYSPEDNVSYTNNDLTLEVFYNRPYKKGREIFGNLVPYDSVWRTGANEATVFKTNKDILVDGSLLQKGEYTLWTIPKKDSWKIIFNNKMYPWGIDLKGNAYRDPEFDALVVEVPASNQNISVDQFTIYFEEANDLVFLAISWDKTIVRVPIKIKETPTIEASSNN from the coding sequence ATGAATAATAACCTGAAGTTACTACTAAAAATTTTAGGAATCAGCCTTTTGGTGTTCGCCGTCATATTTTTTGTAGTTCACTATAACACCAAAGCATACAGTCCAGAGGATAACGTATCTTACACCAATAACGATCTTACATTAGAAGTTTTTTATAATAGACCTTATAAAAAGGGAAGAGAGATTTTTGGGAATCTTGTTCCATATGACTCTGTTTGGCGAACCGGTGCAAACGAGGCGACGGTTTTTAAAACCAATAAAGATATTCTGGTAGATGGCAGTTTGTTGCAAAAAGGAGAATATACGCTATGGACGATCCCTAAAAAAGATAGCTGGAAAATTATCTTTAATAATAAAATGTATCCCTGGGGGATTGACCTTAAAGGAAATGCATATCGAGATCCTGAATTCGATGCGCTTGTTGTTGAAGTTCCCGCAAGCAATCAAAACATTAGTGTAGACCAATTCACTATTTATTTTGAAGAAGCTAACGACTTAGTATTTTTAGCCATATCCTGGGATAAAACGATTGTAAGAGTTCCTATAAAAATAAAAGAGACTCCTACGATAGAAGCCTCTTCAAATAATTAA
- a CDS encoding organic hydroperoxide resistance protein → MKTLYSAKVTTEGGRDGRTTSEDGILDMKLSKPKSLGGEGGDHSNPEQLFAAGYSACFGSALEMIAKNADVDLGDYSVTATIDLGQNEDKDLELSAILDIYIPDIDVETGENLINEAHEVCPYSRATRDNIDVTLNLLIDED, encoded by the coding sequence ATGAAAACTTTGTATTCAGCTAAAGTAACTACAGAAGGTGGTAGAGATGGTAGAACGACTAGCGAAGACGGAATATTAGATATGAAACTTTCCAAGCCAAAAAGTCTTGGAGGAGAAGGTGGAGACCATAGTAATCCCGAGCAACTATTTGCAGCAGGATACTCTGCCTGCTTTGGAAGTGCTTTAGAAATGATCGCTAAAAATGCAGATGTAGATCTTGGCGATTATAGTGTAACTGCTACAATCGATCTTGGGCAAAATGAAGATAAAGATTTAGAGCTTTCTGCTATATTGGATATTTATATCCCAGATATAGACGTAGAGACTGGAGAAAACTTAATAAATGAAGCTCACGAAGTTTGTCCTTATTCTAGAGCAACAAGAGATAATATCGATGTGACTTTAAATCTACTTATAGACGAAGATTAA